Proteins found in one Nocardia brasiliensis ATCC 700358 genomic segment:
- a CDS encoding ferredoxin, which produces MTEQKWQITVDREQCLGSGMCVGMAPEHFTLVDGRSSPIADTVAPDEFVVDAAESCPIEAIRVLAADTGEVIAPGP; this is translated from the coding sequence ATGACCGAGCAGAAATGGCAGATCACAGTCGACCGAGAGCAATGCCTCGGTTCCGGGATGTGCGTCGGAATGGCGCCCGAACACTTCACCCTGGTCGACGGACGCTCCAGCCCGATCGCCGACACCGTCGCTCCGGACGAATTCGTCGTCGACGCCGCCGAATCGTGCCCGATCGAGGCGATCCGGGTGCTGGCCGCCGACACGGGCGAGGTCATCGCACCCGGTCCCTGA
- a CDS encoding TetR family transcriptional regulator produces the protein MTSDQQPAGRKKDAAGTRAAILAAAQELFAERGYERATVRDIAARAEVNQALLFRYFGNKDELFRAALADRERRVLEQGPAETLLGRVLARALQSEGEPARGNWLQAALRSSGHDEGASAIRRELGDDYVRALSSLSDDPDAELLADLVLAWVLGIGLMRSVHRREPLASADPAVVARHVLRAAQVLLAGVDVNFPPP, from the coding sequence ATGACCAGTGACCAGCAGCCGGCCGGGCGCAAGAAGGACGCGGCGGGCACCAGGGCCGCGATTCTGGCGGCGGCCCAGGAGCTGTTCGCCGAGCGCGGCTACGAGCGCGCCACGGTGCGCGATATCGCGGCGCGCGCCGAGGTGAATCAGGCGTTGCTGTTCCGGTACTTCGGTAACAAGGACGAGCTGTTCCGGGCGGCGCTCGCCGATCGGGAGCGGCGGGTGCTCGAGCAGGGGCCGGCCGAAACTCTGCTCGGCCGGGTGCTCGCACGGGCGTTGCAGTCCGAGGGCGAACCGGCCCGCGGCAACTGGCTGCAGGCCGCCTTGCGCTCGAGCGGCCACGACGAGGGGGCCTCGGCGATCCGGCGGGAACTGGGCGACGACTACGTGCGCGCGCTCTCTTCGCTGAGCGACGACCCGGACGCGGAATTGCTGGCCGATCTCGTGCTGGCCTGGGTGCTCGGGATCGGGCTGATGCGGTCGGTGCACCGGCGCGAACCGCTGGCGAGTGCCGATCCCGCGGTGGTTGCCCGGCATGTGCTGCGCGCGGCGCAGGTGCTGCTCGCCGGAGTCGACGTGAATTTCCCTCCGCCGTAA
- a CDS encoding helix-turn-helix domain-containing protein, whose product MITEPGRFGGVDPRVADRGPTALRIAVGGQLRALREECGITREAAGDYIRGSHAKISRLELGRTGFKERDILDLLTLYGVTDPDQRAVLVDLARGANQPGWWHSYNDLLPSWFETYLGLEGAAQTIRTFEGQLVPGLLQTDEYTHAVIAVSHHNAEATRRVELRRRRREILDIENGPALWAVLDEAVLHRPIGGRDVLRNQIRHLVTMSAKRNVTIQVLPYRAGGHPAAGSSFTMLRFTERELPDIVYLEQLTSALYLDRREDLQLYREVMDRLAVQAEQPDRSRELLIAAAEAL is encoded by the coding sequence ATGATCACGGAACCGGGACGGTTCGGCGGTGTCGACCCACGGGTCGCCGACCGCGGACCGACGGCGCTGCGGATCGCGGTCGGCGGTCAGTTGCGCGCACTGCGCGAGGAGTGCGGCATCACGCGCGAAGCCGCGGGCGACTACATTCGCGGATCACACGCCAAGATCAGCCGCCTCGAACTCGGCCGCACCGGTTTCAAGGAACGCGACATCCTCGATCTGCTGACCCTCTACGGCGTCACGGATCCGGACCAGCGCGCGGTGCTGGTCGACTTGGCGCGCGGGGCGAATCAGCCCGGCTGGTGGCACAGCTACAACGATCTGCTCCCGTCCTGGTTCGAGACCTATCTCGGCCTCGAAGGCGCCGCGCAGACGATCAGGACCTTCGAAGGTCAACTCGTTCCCGGTCTGCTGCAAACCGACGAGTACACGCACGCGGTGATCGCGGTCAGCCACCACAACGCCGAGGCGACCCGGCGGGTGGAACTCCGCCGCAGGCGCCGGGAGATCCTGGACATCGAGAACGGACCGGCGCTGTGGGCGGTGCTCGACGAGGCCGTGCTGCATCGTCCGATCGGCGGCCGCGACGTGCTGCGCAACCAGATCCGGCATCTGGTGACGATGTCGGCCAAGCGCAACGTGACCATCCAGGTGCTGCCCTATCGGGCGGGCGGTCACCCGGCCGCGGGCAGCTCGTTCACCATGCTCCGCTTCACCGAACGCGAACTGCCCGACATCGTCTATCTGGAACAGCTGACCAGCGCGCTCTACCTGGACCGCCGGGAAGACCTGCAGCTCTACCGTGAGGTGATGGACCGGCTCGCGGTGCAGGCCGAGCAGCCGGATCGGTCCCGTGAGCTGCTGATCGCCGCCGCTGAGGCGCTGTAG
- a CDS encoding alpha/beta hydrolase, with product MPVSKSLISAAGVLAACLVLTVLAVRPAAAQARLVDEVPLADTISRIDVYSPAMDRVISNRVIRAAGGPAPTLYLLTGIGGGEDGISWWDDTDVREFFADKHVNVVMPVGGKFSLYTDWVADDPVIGRNKWQTYLTQELPGVLDARLGSTGRNAIAGVSMSAGSAVDLAIQSGPLYSAVAAYSGCPWTADALGTAMINAQVGRGGANTANMWGAPGDAIWRVHDAFANAAALAGKTIYLSAATGTPGAIDEGGLPFPPVEAIASSCTAAFAARLTQLGLPVIHVNRPEGAHTWGQFETDLHDSWPHLARAIGA from the coding sequence ATGCCGGTTTCAAAGTCTTTGATCTCCGCGGCCGGGGTGCTGGCCGCCTGCCTGGTGCTGACCGTGCTGGCCGTGCGGCCCGCCGCGGCGCAGGCGCGCCTGGTGGACGAGGTGCCGCTGGCCGACACCATCTCGCGGATCGACGTGTACTCGCCCGCGATGGATCGCGTGATCAGCAACCGGGTGATCCGGGCCGCCGGCGGGCCCGCGCCGACGCTGTACCTGCTCACCGGCATCGGCGGCGGCGAAGACGGCATCTCCTGGTGGGACGACACCGATGTACGAGAGTTCTTCGCGGACAAGCACGTCAACGTGGTGATGCCGGTGGGCGGCAAGTTCAGCCTGTACACCGACTGGGTGGCCGACGATCCGGTGATCGGCCGCAACAAGTGGCAGACCTACCTCACCCAGGAACTGCCCGGCGTGCTCGACGCCCGGCTCGGCAGCACCGGGCGCAACGCGATCGCGGGGGTGTCGATGAGCGCGGGCTCGGCGGTGGATCTCGCGATCCAGTCCGGCCCCCTCTACAGCGCGGTCGCGGCGTACAGCGGCTGCCCGTGGACCGCCGACGCGCTCGGCACCGCGATGATCAACGCGCAGGTGGGACGGGGCGGCGCGAACACGGCCAATATGTGGGGCGCGCCCGGCGACGCGATCTGGCGGGTGCACGACGCCTTCGCCAACGCGGCCGCGCTCGCCGGTAAAACGATCTACCTGTCCGCCGCGACCGGCACGCCGGGCGCGATCGACGAGGGCGGCCTGCCGTTCCCGCCGGTCGAAGCGATCGCGAGCTCGTGCACGGCGGCCTTCGCGGCCCGGCTGACCCAGCTCGGACTGCCGGTGATCCACGTCAACCGGCCCGAAGGCGCGCACACCTGGGGACAGTTCGAGACCGACCTGCACGACTCGTGGCCGCACCTGGCGCGCGCGATCGGCGCCTAG
- a CDS encoding alpha/beta hydrolase family protein encodes MRSAVALVLALTATLAVSACSSGGSDQQAGAPATPSVTATQPGRLPTPTGQFAIGRDVLHLVDPARDDPWTPGTPRELMVSMYYPARAGAGAFEPYASAAEIPALLTGSALDQEIPAETLSAVRTHSVAGARPVDGTYPLVVLSPGLTAPRYTLTALAEELTSRGYVVAAVDHAGESFGTEFPDGRLSTCVVCQRIEAGLPLSAVVETRVRDVTFLLDRLTGAQPSWAHARMIDTDRIGMAGHSLGGAAAAAVMAADPRVRAGANMDGSFFDDTSAPGVGDRPFLLFGTDAETRPGGHDSSWDRAWPALRGWKRWLTVVGADHNSFLDTPALLGADAAATPALPGHRAVEITRAYVAAFFDQHLRALPQPLLDRAAPAFPEIRSYTP; translated from the coding sequence ATGCGCAGTGCCGTTGCCCTCGTGCTCGCCTTGACCGCGACCCTCGCGGTGTCGGCCTGTTCGTCCGGTGGCTCGGACCAGCAGGCCGGCGCGCCTGCCACCCCCTCGGTCACCGCCACGCAGCCCGGCCGGTTGCCCACGCCCACCGGACAATTCGCGATCGGACGGGACGTGCTGCATCTGGTCGATCCCGCCCGGGACGACCCGTGGACACCCGGCACCCCACGCGAACTCATGGTCAGCATGTACTACCCGGCACGGGCCGGTGCGGGCGCGTTCGAGCCGTACGCGAGCGCCGCCGAAATCCCGGCGCTGCTCACGGGTTCGGCGCTCGACCAAGAGATCCCTGCCGAAACCCTTTCTGCTGTACGCACACACAGTGTCGCGGGCGCGCGGCCCGTGGACGGTACGTACCCCCTCGTCGTGTTGTCGCCGGGCCTCACCGCGCCGCGCTACACGCTCACCGCGTTGGCGGAGGAACTCACCAGTCGTGGCTATGTCGTCGCGGCGGTAGACCACGCGGGCGAATCGTTCGGCACCGAGTTCCCGGACGGCCGCCTGTCGACTTGCGTTGTGTGCCAACGCATCGAGGCAGGCCTACCGCTGTCGGCGGTGGTCGAGACCAGGGTCCGCGACGTGACGTTCCTGCTGGATCGGCTCACCGGCGCGCAGCCGAGTTGGGCGCACGCACGGATGATCGACACCGACCGGATCGGGATGGCCGGTCACTCCCTCGGCGGTGCGGCCGCGGCCGCGGTCATGGCCGCCGATCCACGGGTACGAGCCGGGGCGAACATGGATGGGAGCTTCTTCGACGACACTTCCGCACCGGGTGTCGGCGATCGGCCGTTCCTGCTGTTCGGCACCGACGCCGAAACCCGCCCCGGCGGCCATGATTCGAGCTGGGACCGCGCCTGGCCCGCGCTGCGCGGCTGGAAGCGCTGGCTGACCGTCGTCGGCGCCGACCACAATTCCTTCCTCGACACCCCGGCGCTGCTCGGCGCGGACGCCGCGGCCACCCCCGCACTCCCGGGCCACCGTGCCGTCGAGATCACCCGCGCCTACGTCGCCGCCTTCTTCGATCAGCATCTCCGCGCGCTGCCGCAGCCGCTGCTCGACCGGGCAGCCCCCGCGTTCCCGGAGATCCGCTCGTACACCCCGTGA
- a CDS encoding sensor domain-containing diguanylate cyclase yields MADGRSMFRTWWQDPVDYRRLVETFGSHSALGRFKFMLGAGGIVMLTIAVLASIAQGDVAGPVGEVQGIVEALVAGAWTVRWWFLPWPREKESLLWIVFFDLDTAANDVLVHDRVVGVLGVVLLAAIGAYVTVFHGPRVLALHIGWTLLTSVVLATLMVQGALADNGPTTRTADLALGLAVVLVMMVVVGVMLPFIQFSHWLLRKDALSDPLTGLLNRRGLDNRLPSYLGHGRRGAAYVATLDLDRFKVVNDTFGHPFGDEVLARTGERLRAAADADALIARTGGEEFVVVGYLREDPATVGERLRDALATMPGLPVRITASVGVAVLDPCHPKAVYTPALYRELLRGSDSAMYRAKRLGGNAVVLAEQNEPNSARPWRVPDRRAMADLRWHPEMLYRG; encoded by the coding sequence ATGGCCGACGGGCGATCGATGTTTCGAACGTGGTGGCAGGACCCGGTCGACTATCGCCGACTGGTCGAGACCTTCGGGTCCCATTCGGCGCTGGGCCGATTCAAATTCATGCTCGGCGCCGGTGGGATCGTCATGCTGACCATCGCGGTGCTCGCTTCGATCGCGCAGGGGGACGTGGCCGGTCCGGTCGGCGAGGTGCAGGGCATCGTGGAAGCCCTCGTCGCGGGCGCCTGGACGGTGCGCTGGTGGTTCCTGCCGTGGCCGCGGGAGAAGGAGTCGCTGCTCTGGATCGTCTTCTTCGATCTCGACACCGCCGCCAACGACGTGCTGGTGCACGACCGGGTCGTCGGCGTGCTCGGGGTGGTGCTGCTGGCCGCGATCGGCGCGTACGTGACCGTCTTCCACGGTCCGCGGGTGCTCGCGCTGCATATCGGCTGGACGCTGCTGACGAGCGTGGTGCTCGCGACGTTGATGGTCCAGGGCGCGCTGGCGGACAACGGGCCGACCACGCGCACGGCCGATCTCGCCCTCGGTCTCGCCGTGGTGCTGGTGATGATGGTCGTGGTCGGCGTGATGCTGCCGTTCATCCAGTTCAGTCACTGGCTGCTGCGCAAGGACGCGCTCTCGGATCCGCTGACCGGGCTGCTGAACCGGCGCGGGCTCGACAACCGGCTGCCGTCGTATCTCGGCCACGGCCGCCGCGGCGCCGCCTACGTCGCCACGCTGGACCTGGACCGTTTCAAGGTCGTCAACGACACCTTCGGGCATCCGTTCGGTGACGAGGTCCTGGCGCGCACCGGCGAACGCTTACGCGCGGCCGCCGACGCCGACGCGCTGATCGCGCGCACCGGCGGCGAGGAGTTCGTGGTCGTCGGCTATCTCCGCGAGGACCCGGCGACGGTCGGCGAGCGGTTGCGGGACGCGCTCGCGACCATGCCGGGCCTGCCGGTGCGGATCACGGCCTCCGTCGGCGTCGCGGTGCTCGATCCGTGTCATCCCAAGGCCGTCTACACCCCGGCGCTCTACCGCGAACTGCTGCGCGGCTCCGACTCGGCGATGTACCGGGCCAAGCGGCTCGGCGGCAACGCCGTGGTACTCGCCGAGCAGAACGAACCGAACTCGGCCCGGCCATGGCGCGTCCCGGACCGGCGCGCCATGGCGGACCTGCGGTGGCATCCGGAGATGCTGTACCGGGGTTGA
- a CDS encoding SDR family oxidoreductase, producing the protein MSKIWFITGVSRGFGREWALAALGRGDRVAGTARDLSTLDDLTARYPETFLPIRLDVTDRAGDFAAVQQAAQHFGRLDVVVNNAGYGQFGMIEELTEDEFRAQFETNVFGALWVTQAALPILRAQGGGHILQVSSIGGIAAFINLGAYHASKWALEAFSQSLAQEVAEFGIHVTLIEPGGFGTDWAGPSSKHATPNPAYDAARERRAAQRAVQRSGDPEATGAAILAVVDADQPPLRMFLGEIPLSIATAEYESRLALWQQWQPVSAAAQGN; encoded by the coding sequence ATGAGCAAAATTTGGTTCATCACCGGCGTCTCCCGTGGTTTCGGCCGAGAATGGGCGCTTGCCGCACTGGGCCGCGGTGACCGCGTGGCAGGCACCGCCCGCGACCTGAGCACGCTCGACGATCTCACCGCCCGCTACCCCGAGACGTTCCTGCCGATCCGGCTGGACGTCACCGATCGGGCGGGCGACTTCGCCGCGGTACAGCAGGCCGCACAGCACTTCGGCCGGCTCGACGTGGTCGTCAACAACGCGGGCTACGGGCAGTTCGGCATGATCGAGGAGCTGACCGAGGACGAGTTCCGCGCCCAGTTCGAGACCAACGTGTTCGGCGCGCTGTGGGTCACCCAGGCGGCGCTGCCGATCCTGCGCGCCCAGGGCGGCGGCCACATTCTGCAGGTCTCCAGCATCGGCGGCATCGCGGCGTTCATCAACCTCGGCGCGTACCACGCGTCCAAGTGGGCGCTGGAGGCGTTCTCGCAGTCGCTGGCCCAGGAGGTCGCGGAGTTCGGCATCCACGTGACGCTGATCGAACCCGGCGGGTTCGGTACCGACTGGGCCGGTCCGTCGTCCAAGCACGCCACCCCCAACCCGGCCTACGACGCGGCGCGGGAGCGCCGGGCGGCACAGCGGGCCGTGCAGCGCTCCGGTGATCCCGAAGCGACCGGCGCCGCGATCCTGGCGGTCGTCGACGCGGACCAGCCGCCGCTGCGCATGTTCCTCGGCGAGATCCCGCTGTCCATCGCGACCGCGGAATACGAGTCCCGGCTCGCGCTCTGGCAGCAGTGGCAGCCGGTTTCCGCTGCCGCCCAAGGCAACTGA
- a CDS encoding methylated-DNA--[protein]-cysteine S-methyltransferase, whose protein sequence is MNTAARTVHASVLGNLRLAAGPAGLTRVAFTSAPAVAPTAENSCALEYLLAAVRQIDAYLAGTRREFTVPLDRSAWSAFDRDVLSALETGTPYGHTTTYGALARALGRGPADARKVGGALARNPMLLFIPCHRVLGAGGALTGYAGGLPAKRALLDLESADLRLPLAV, encoded by the coding sequence ATGAATACCGCCGCCCGCACCGTGCACGCCTCGGTCCTGGGGAACCTGCGTCTGGCCGCGGGGCCCGCGGGTCTCACCCGCGTCGCGTTCACGAGCGCACCGGCCGTCGCGCCGACGGCCGAGAACTCCTGTGCCCTGGAGTATCTGCTCGCCGCGGTCCGTCAGATCGACGCCTATCTGGCGGGCACCCGTCGCGAATTCACCGTGCCCCTGGACCGTTCCGCATGGAGCGCCTTCGATCGTGACGTGCTGTCCGCGCTCGAGACCGGCACCCCGTACGGGCACACCACCACCTACGGCGCACTGGCCCGCGCGCTCGGACGTGGTCCCGCCGACGCCCGCAAGGTCGGCGGTGCGCTCGCCCGGAATCCGATGCTGCTGTTCATCCCGTGCCATCGGGTACTCGGCGCGGGCGGTGCGCTCACCGGTTACGCGGGCGGGTTGCCCGCGAAACGCGCGCTGCTCGACCTCGAATCCGCAGATCTCCGTTTGCCCTTGGCGGTCTGA
- a CDS encoding cytochrome P450, with the protein MTASAEVRRYPFGEPFRLDIDPLYAKLRREEPITRVQLPYGGAGWLVTRYEDVKLVLADQRFSRSAAVEREDIPRATPEPARRNSLLSMDPPEHSRLRKLVAKAFTGRRVELLRPRAQEIVDERLAAIERLGPPADLVEQLALPLPVTVICEMLGVPPRDQHRFRDFSDTVLSTTAYTREQIAAARVNLEAYLAELVAQRRAEPTDDLLGALVAARDDEDRLTEDELVNLGIGLLIAGHETTANQLANFTYVLLTNPGQWEMLCARPDSVPAAIEELLRYVQLGSGGSSPRIATEDIELCGVTVRAGEAVFVNTQAANRDEAVFADPETLDLARQHNPHLAFGHGVHHCLGAQLARVELQVALGSLLRRFPTLRLAVPIEDVPWKTGLLVRGPKSLPVSW; encoded by the coding sequence ATGACCGCGAGTGCCGAGGTTCGCCGATACCCCTTCGGTGAGCCGTTCCGTCTCGATATCGACCCGCTCTACGCGAAGTTGCGCCGCGAGGAGCCGATCACCCGCGTCCAGCTGCCCTACGGTGGTGCGGGCTGGCTGGTGACCCGCTACGAGGACGTCAAACTCGTACTCGCCGACCAACGCTTCAGCCGCAGCGCGGCGGTGGAGCGCGAGGACATCCCGCGGGCCACACCCGAACCCGCGCGCCGCAATTCGCTGCTCAGCATGGACCCGCCGGAGCACAGCAGGCTGCGCAAACTGGTGGCCAAAGCGTTCACCGGACGCCGCGTCGAGCTGTTGCGCCCGCGCGCGCAGGAGATCGTGGACGAGCGCCTGGCCGCGATCGAACGGCTCGGCCCGCCCGCCGATCTGGTCGAACAGCTCGCCCTGCCGCTGCCGGTCACGGTGATCTGCGAAATGCTCGGTGTCCCACCGCGCGACCAGCATCGGTTCCGCGACTTCTCCGACACCGTGCTGTCCACCACCGCGTACACGCGCGAGCAGATCGCCGCGGCGCGGGTGAATCTGGAGGCCTACCTCGCGGAGTTGGTCGCGCAACGCCGGGCCGAGCCGACCGACGACCTGCTCGGCGCGCTGGTCGCCGCCCGGGACGACGAGGACCGGCTGACCGAGGACGAATTGGTCAATCTCGGTATCGGACTGTTGATCGCGGGCCACGAGACGACGGCCAACCAGCTGGCGAACTTCACCTATGTGCTGCTCACCAACCCCGGTCAGTGGGAAATGCTCTGCGCCCGGCCGGATTCGGTACCCGCGGCGATCGAGGAACTGCTGCGCTACGTCCAATTGGGTTCCGGCGGTTCGTCTCCCAGGATCGCCACCGAGGACATCGAACTCTGTGGCGTCACCGTGCGCGCGGGGGAGGCCGTCTTCGTGAACACCCAGGCCGCCAATCGCGACGAGGCCGTGTTCGCCGACCCGGAGACCCTCGATCTGGCCCGGCAGCACAACCCGCACTTGGCTTTCGGGCACGGCGTGCACCACTGCCTCGGCGCGCAACTGGCCCGGGTCGAGCTCCAGGTGGCGCTAGGCTCGTTGCTGCGGCGGTTCCCGACCTTGCGCCTCGCGGTGCCGATCGAGGACGTGCCGTGGAAAACCGGCCTCCTGGTGCGGGGGCCGAAGTCGCTACCGGTGAGCTGGTGA
- a CDS encoding serine/threonine-protein kinase: MGDTFADYLVDGVLGQGGMGTVYRARHPRLPRLVALKLLHRAISEDPELRRRFEQEANVVARLEHPGIVGIYDRGTQDGHLWISMQYVAGTDAARMNPRATAPAQVVRLVAETADALDYAHSRGVLHRDIKPANILLAEPDSGRGPRAILTDFGIARQLDSDTKLTATGTFTATLAYASPEQLSGETIDHRADQYSLACTLFTLLAGQAPFPATNPGQIIAGHLAKPVPRLSDSRRDLPRALDEVIGRAMAKQRHERFATCSEFAQAAAAALHRPVAPAARLSPTMHNARPESARSEPVRAEPQRPHPQRSELQRSEPQRSESQRAEPQRPETRRATVVDGDPQRRVVPTMVAHSPSAAGPGGASVYPWNMSPVGDPPPPSGATARTAAVLAGLYGLISLLPTFAAATELRSGRQRGPGFDFTFEYLALGFVGALLSVVLIFGAVALLARKRIGRTVVVGGCGLAVLAALLGLAVSVANHYPIGRTFCGGGLVLFLIPLWCALAPATGRWLAYRRPARR; encoded by the coding sequence GTGGGTGACACATTCGCCGACTACCTCGTCGACGGTGTGCTCGGACAGGGTGGGATGGGCACCGTGTACCGGGCCCGGCATCCGCGGCTGCCCCGGCTGGTCGCGCTGAAACTGCTGCATCGGGCGATCTCGGAGGATCCGGAACTGCGCCGCCGGTTCGAGCAGGAAGCCAATGTCGTTGCCCGCCTGGAACATCCGGGCATCGTCGGTATCTATGATCGCGGTACGCAGGACGGGCACCTGTGGATCTCCATGCAGTACGTCGCCGGTACCGATGCGGCGCGGATGAATCCGCGCGCCACCGCGCCAGCGCAGGTCGTGCGGCTCGTCGCCGAGACCGCCGACGCGCTCGACTACGCGCACAGCCGCGGCGTGCTGCACCGCGACATCAAACCCGCGAATATCCTGCTGGCCGAACCGGACTCCGGGCGCGGGCCGCGGGCGATCCTCACCGATTTCGGCATCGCCCGCCAGCTCGACTCCGACACCAAGCTGACCGCCACCGGCACGTTCACCGCCACCCTCGCCTACGCCTCACCCGAGCAGCTCTCCGGCGAGACGATCGATCATCGCGCCGACCAATATTCGCTCGCCTGCACGCTTTTCACACTGCTGGCCGGACAGGCGCCGTTCCCCGCGACCAACCCTGGCCAGATCATCGCGGGCCACCTCGCCAAACCGGTGCCGCGACTCAGCGACAGCCGCCGCGACCTACCCCGGGCGCTGGACGAGGTGATCGGCCGCGCCATGGCCAAGCAGCGGCACGAAAGATTCGCCACCTGTAGCGAATTCGCGCAGGCGGCGGCCGCCGCGCTGCATCGGCCCGTGGCACCCGCCGCTCGGCTGTCGCCGACGATGCACAACGCACGGCCCGAGTCCGCGCGATCCGAACCCGTGCGGGCAGAACCGCAGCGACCGCACCCGCAACGTTCGGAACTCCAGCGTTCGGAACCTCAGCGATCTGAATCCCAGCGCGCCGAGCCGCAGCGTCCCGAGACCCGCCGGGCGACGGTCGTGGACGGCGATCCGCAGCGTCGGGTCGTCCCGACGATGGTCGCCCACTCGCCGAGTGCGGCCGGGCCCGGTGGTGCTTCGGTCTACCCCTGGAACATGTCGCCGGTGGGCGATCCGCCGCCGCCCTCGGGCGCGACCGCGCGGACCGCCGCCGTGCTCGCCGGGTTGTACGGCTTGATCTCGTTGCTTCCTACGTTCGCCGCCGCGACCGAACTGCGGTCGGGCAGGCAGCGGGGGCCCGGCTTCGACTTCACCTTCGAATACCTCGCGCTCGGTTTCGTCGGCGCGTTGCTGTCGGTCGTACTGATCTTCGGTGCCGTGGCTTTGCTGGCGCGCAAGCGGATCGGCCGCACGGTGGTGGTCGGTGGGTGCGGCCTCGCCGTGCTGGCCGCGTTGCTCGGCTTGGCGGTCAGTGTGGCGAACCACTACCCGATCGGCCGGACGTTCTGTGGCGGCGGGCTGGTCCTGTTCCTGATTCCGCTGTGGTGCGCGCTCGCTCCCGCGACCGGTCGATGGCTCGCCTATCGACGTCCCGCTCGCCGCTGA
- a CDS encoding Ada metal-binding domain-containing protein codes for MYTLLDGAGRPYRSPVPGRYGGHRRGKLYGRLDCPSALRALARGAYRAHRVFFADEATAISAGYRPCAVCLPERYAVWKALQQNGSE; via the coding sequence ATGTACACGCTGCTGGACGGCGCGGGCCGCCCGTACCGGAGCCCGGTCCCGGGCCGGTACGGCGGCCATCGGCGCGGCAAGCTCTACGGGCGACTCGACTGCCCGTCCGCGCTGCGCGCGCTGGCGCGTGGCGCCTACCGTGCGCACCGGGTGTTCTTCGCCGACGAGGCCACCGCGATCAGCGCGGGCTACCGCCCGTGCGCGGTCTGTCTCCCTGAGCGGTACGCGGTATGGAAGGCGTTGCAGCAGAACGGCTCCGAGTGA
- a CDS encoding 2OG-Fe(II) oxygenase, whose product MTDTKTTAAPADRVAAQSWPALLEEIDAYGCAQTGPLLTPDECAEFTGMWEDPGRFRSTIDMARYRFGQGTYRYFADPVPEPIMALRAAFYRKLLPVARSWAERLGDPAPWPDDFADWLAACHAAGQTKPTPILLRYTAGDWNALHRDLYGDLVFPLQIVLGLDRPGVDHTGGEFLLVEQRPRAQSKATVTVLEQGHGLIFTTRDRPTPSSRGWSRAPVRHGVSRIRGGVRHTLGLVLHDAQ is encoded by the coding sequence ATGACCGACACGAAAACCACTGCTGCACCGGCTGATCGTGTGGCCGCACAATCCTGGCCCGCCCTCCTCGAGGAAATCGACGCGTACGGCTGCGCCCAGACCGGCCCCCTGCTGACTCCGGACGAATGCGCCGAGTTCACCGGAATGTGGGAGGACCCGGGGCGGTTTCGCTCCACCATCGATATGGCCCGCTACCGCTTCGGCCAGGGCACCTACCGCTATTTCGCCGATCCGGTACCCGAGCCGATCATGGCACTGCGCGCGGCGTTCTACCGGAAGCTGTTGCCCGTCGCGCGTTCCTGGGCCGAACGGCTCGGCGATCCCGCGCCGTGGCCCGACGATTTCGCGGACTGGCTCGCCGCCTGCCATGCCGCGGGGCAGACCAAGCCGACGCCGATCCTGTTGCGCTACACCGCGGGTGATTGGAACGCGCTGCACCGCGACCTCTACGGTGACCTGGTTTTCCCGTTGCAGATCGTGCTCGGCTTGGACCGGCCGGGCGTCGACCACACCGGCGGCGAGTTCCTGCTCGTCGAGCAGCGCCCGCGCGCCCAGTCGAAGGCCACCGTCACGGTGCTCGAACAGGGCCACGGTCTGATCTTCACCACCCGCGACCGTCCGACGCCGTCCAGTCGCGGCTGGTCCCGCGCGCCGGTCCGGCACGGCGTCAGCCGGATTCGCGGCGGGGTCCGGCACACGCTGGGCCTGGTCCTGCACGACGCGCAATAG